One part of the Lotus japonicus ecotype B-129 chromosome 2, LjGifu_v1.2 genome encodes these proteins:
- the LOC130735448 gene encoding spermidine coumaroyl-CoA acyltransferase-like yields the protein MAYQKPVMKVEMKDVVLIKPSKSRPSSILFMSTLDNRPDLNCLCQTVHVYRSPPTHDDSKLSNQLLDPALVVKEALSKALLYYYPLAGRLVEHADGKLRMICSDAAEQGHGVPFIEAFANCELSSVHYLDGADNDIAKQLVFDLPTEDERGHQYPLVFKMTTFLCGGFTIGMGILHTVVDGSGASQFFRAIAELASGRSEPSVKPVWERERLVTSIISKQPLPCVVVIDKASATVSPFVPTTAITQVCFKVNSDLIRRLKSGLMKECDEDDHENLKECASSTRHVCVCSYVCLLTSSQVGR from the coding sequence ATGGCATATCAGAAACCAGTAATGAAGGTTGAAATGAAAGATGTTGTACTCATCAAACCATCAAAATCCCGTCCTTCATCTATTCTTTTTATGTCTACACTTGACAATAGACCAGACCTCAATTGCCTGTGCCAAACTGTTCACGTGTACCGATCACCACCAACTCATGATGATTCTAAATTGAGTAACCAGCTGCTAGACCCTGCTCTAGTGGTTAAAGAAGCACTCTCAAAGGCTTTGCTTTACTATTATCCCCTTGCAGGGAGGCTAGTAGAACATGCTGacggaaaacttagaatgatttgCAGTGATGCTGCAGAACAAGGACATGGTGTTCCATTCATAGAGGCATTTGCGAACTGCGAACTATCTTCTGTCCATTACTTGGATGGCGCCGATAATGATATTGCGAAACAATTGGTGTTTGATCTTCCTACTGAGGATGAAAGAGGGCACCAATATCCGTTGGTGTTCAAGATGACCACATTTTTGTGTGGGGGTTTCACAATTGGAATGGGGATATTACACACAGTTGTTGACGGCTCCGGCGCGTCTCAATTCTTTCGGGCCATCGCGGAACTCGCGAGCGGAAGAAGTGAGCCGTCAGTGAAGCCTGTGTGGGAGAGAGAGAGGTTAGTGACATCAATTATCAGCAAACAGCCATTGCCATGCGTTGTGGTCATTGATAAGGCTTCTGCTACAGTTTCACCGTTTGTGCCAACTACCGCTATCACGCAAGTTTGTTTCAAGGTGAACAGCGACCTCATAAGAAGGCTCAAGTCGGGTTTGATGAAGGAATGTGATGAAGATGATCATGAGAATTTGAAGGAATGTGCCAGCAGCACGAGACATGTTTGCGTCTGTAGCTATGTGTGTCTTCTCACCTCCTCACAAGTTGGACGATGA
- the LOC130736597 gene encoding uncharacterized protein LOC130736597 produces MRLNPEKCSFGIQSGKFLGFMITRRGIEANPDKCKAILEMQSPTSVKDVQKLTGRIAALARFLPCSGNKSAQFFQCLRKNKAFQWTTECEETFQNLKEHLSKPPILSKLMPGISLSMFISMSDNAVSSVLLQKIKDDLRIIYFVSHALQGAEVRYQKIEKTALALIISARKLRPYFQGFPVVVKTDLPLRQVLQKPDLAGRMVVRSKFGISFEKKGQVKAQALIDFVNEMSPEEKDDEPGEWSLSVDGSSNVKGSGAGVILEGPGGVTIEQSLKFDFKASNNQAEYEAIIAGLRLAIEMGVQSIRIKTDSQIVSRQIQGEYQAKDAQLAKYLVKTQNLMKQVDKVHINHVPREENTRADILSKLANTKKPGNSKSVIQEVLNSPSIENDEVMAIPMAIDQDWMGRIKLCLEAEGTDLFMFTKDQIREASHYTLLGDQLYRRGVGVPLLRCVSKEEAERIMFEIYIEHRRKS; encoded by the exons ATGCGACTTAATCCAGAGAAGTGTTCATTTGGGATTCAGAGTGGAAAATTTTTGGGTTTTATGATCACAAGGAGGGGAATTGAAGCAAATCCTGATAAGTGTAAAGCCATTCTCGAAATGCAAAGTCCCACTTCAGTGAAAGATGTGCAGAAATTGACAGGGAGAATTGCAGCTCTGGCAAGATTTTTGCCATGTTCGGGAAACAAGTCAGCTCAATTTTTCCAGTGTTTGAGAAAGAATAAGGCGTTCCAATGGACAACAGAGTGTGAAGAGACGTTTCAAAATTTAAAGGAGCATTTGTCAAAGCCACCAATTTTATCAAAACTCATGCCAGGTATTTCGCTGTCAATGTTTATTTCAATGTCTGATAATGCTGTTAGCTCAGTCTTATTGCAAAAAATTAAGGATGatttgaggatcatatattttgtgagccatgctcttcaaggagccGAGGTGAGAtaccaaaaaatagaaaagactGCTTTAGCCCTGATtatatccgccaggaaattaagaccttactttcaaGGCTTTCCAGTTGTGGTCAAAACTGACCTACCACTTCGCCAAGTGTTGCAAAAACCTGATTTAGCAGGAAGAATGGTTGTAAGATcca AGTTTGGGATTTCGTTTGAGAAAAAAGGACAAGTTAAAGCGCAAGctttgattgattttgttaatgaaatgtctCCCGAAGAGAAAGACGACGAACCAGGCGAGTGGAGTTTATCAGTCGATGGTTCATCCAATGTCAAAGGCAGTGGTGCTGGAGTGATTTTAGAAGGGCCAGGAGGCGTAACAATTGAacagtcactcaagtttgatTTTAAAGCGAGTAacaatcaggcagagtatgaggctATAATTGCAGGGTTAAGATTGGCGATCGAAATGGGCGTACAAAGCATCAGGATCAAAACAGATTCGCAGATAGTTTCAAGACAGATTCAGGGAGAGTATCAAGCCAAAGATGCACAATTGGCCAAGTACTTAGTGAAAACTCAGAATTTGATGAAGCAGGTGGACAAAGTGCATATTAATCATGTTCCACGagaggagaatacaagggcTGATATATTGTCAAAACTAGCAAATACTAAAAAGCCAGGGAATAGCAAATCAGTGATCCAGGAAGTTTTAAATAGCCCAAGTATTGAAAATGATGAGGTTATGGCAATTCCGATGGCAATAGATCAAGATTGGATGGGACGAATCAAGCTGTGTTTGGAGGCGGAAGGAACTGACCTGTTTATGTTTACTAAGGATCAAATTCGGGAAGCAAGTCATTATACCCTTTTGGgcgatcaattgtacagaagaggaGTAGGAGTCCCATTGCTGAGATGCGTTTCCAAGGAAGAGGCTGAAAGAATTATGTTTGAA ATTTACATAGAGCACCGCCGGAAGTCTTAa